One region of Sylvia atricapilla isolate bSylAtr1 chromosome Z, bSylAtr1.pri, whole genome shotgun sequence genomic DNA includes:
- the MCIDAS gene encoding multicilin encodes MEQGGRRRAFGSICPNTVQGQPARTAKKPARPGRGTAWTPPAALSPRAPPPRPRRSGVSPAPAAPALVLSTVNWQDLAASAPILPTTPAGPVTLQQGPCFQDGPEFDFQEFRDTVSDFISDVSTLMPPSLDCTDYDFSLGEEVAFGLCTPQLQSSVLVQVPPQHVSSPEPCWRDLADQHQKALGDALEANSQLQETLTQKQEELVTLRESNVQLKELASQARQLAAVLDTLMLPQSADGTALPPPPLHPLPPSPASTAPAGSGLEDAEGVDAMLRAVSEKCRAALRSLGGSPGHRSGDSAGGSPGHSPGGSPTAKRPRPGPRLHGAFRGLRTGRSEELEGGGSLRAALGEAGSIRTLAFPQGNAFTLRTAAGGHRFRWVPR; translated from the exons ATGGAGCagggcggccgccgccgcgcgTTCGGCAGCATCTGCCCCAACACGGTCCAGGGCCAGCCCGCCCGCACAGCCAAGAagccggcccggcccggcaggGGCACGGCGTGGACGCCCCCGGCCGCCCTGAGCCCCCGAGCTCCCCCGCCCCGTCCGCGCCGCAGCGGCGTCTCGCCggcccccgccgcgcccgccctCG TGCTCAGCACCGTCAACTGGCAGGATTTGGCAGCCTCTGCCCCCATCCTTCCCACCACCCCAGCTGGCCCTGTGACCCTGCAGCAG GGTCCCTGCTTCCAGGATGGGCCCGAGTTTGATTTCCAGGAATTCAGGGATACTGTCAGTGATTTTATATCTG ATGTATCCACCTTAATGCCACCATCACTGGATTGTACTGACTATGATTTCTCACTTGGTGAGGAGGTGGCTTTTGGCCTCTgcaccccacagctgcagagtAGTGTGTTGGTGCAGGTGCCCCCACAGCACGTGTCTTCCCCTGAGCCATGCTGGAGGGACTTGGCAGACCAGCACCAGAAAGCATTGGGAGATGCCCTGGAAGCAAACAGCCAG CTGCAGGAGACCCTCACACAGAAGCAGGAAGAGCTGGTGACACTGCGAGAGAGCAAtgtgcagctgaaggagctggccAGCCAGGCCAGGCAGCTGGCCGCTGTCCTTGAC ACGCTGATGCTTCCGCAAAGCGCCGACGGGacagcccttcctcctcctccacttcATCCTTTACCTCCTTCTCCCGCCTCCACTGCCCCGGCCGGGAGCGGCCTGGAGGATGCGGAGGGCGTGGATGCCATGCTGCGGGCCGTGTCGGAGAAGTGCCGCGCCGCCCTGCGGAGCCTGGGGGGCAGCCCGGGACACAGGTCCGGGGACAGCGCCGGGGGCAGCCCGGGACACAGCCCGGgaggcagccccacagccaaGCGCCCGCGGCCGGGCCCGCGGCTGCACGGCGCCTTCCGCGGGCTGCGCACCGGCCGCAGCGAGGAGCTGGAGGGCGGCGGCAGCCTGCGGGCGGCGCTGGGGGAGGCGGGCTCCATCCGCACCCTGGCCTTCCCGCAGGGAAACGCCTTCACTCTCCGCACCGCCGCCGGCGGGCACCGCTTCCGATGGGTGCCGCGCTGA
- the CCNO gene encoding LOW QUALITY PROTEIN: cyclin-O (The sequence of the model RefSeq protein was modified relative to this genomic sequence to represent the inferred CDS: inserted 1 base in 1 codon; deleted 1 base in 1 codon; substituted 1 base at 1 genomic stop codon), which produces MQQLQLAAFVCLXRCCLVCSPCCARARRPWWGGHSPKATPSQPSXPRASGREEKTFRCLGFCFGDGGPVSAQTTSPDGRGGVPGRRAGTALAAATPSNSRRLLRSRAATAAHPMVTAASGRRGGTPECRGPGGSPGGCPRRPARRRRLGTGTAAGESAQELQAFRDYGESWYRSRKGLESRFQPREPLARQPQVTAEARCKLVSWLIPVHRHFGLSLEALCLAVNILDRFLATTPVAADCFQLLGVTALLIACKQVEVHPPSVKELLALCCDAFTRQQLRNLECIVLHRLDFDLAAPTVSFFLEHFSQVRLEARGADAGEAADARSLAAGVAELSLADYAFTKYAPSLLAASSLGLADRLLRHRSPLDLRVSGYPEELLRDCMDQLQLLVSLNGRSLSLLLPSEVAQKCPWLGDNR; this is translated from the exons atgcagcagcttcagctggCTGCGTTCGTGTGTTTGTAGCGCTGCTGCCTCGtttgctctccctgctgtgcGAGGGCGAGGAGGCCGTGGTGGGGAGGCCACAGTCCAAAGGCGACTCCATCACAGCCTT CCCCGAGGGCAAGCGGCAGAGAAGAGAAGACGTTTCGGTGTCTCGGATTTTGTTTTGGAGACGGTGGTCCCGTAAGTGCTCAGACGACCTCCCCGGACGGGCGGGGCGGGGTGCCGGGGAGGCGGGCGGGGACGGCTTTGGCGGCCGCCACGCCG TCAAATAGCCGGCGCCTCCTCCGGAGCAGAGCTGCCACGGCCGCCCACCCCATGGTGACGGCGGCgagcgggcggcgcggcggcaCTCCGGAGTGTCGGGGGCCCGGCGGCTCCCCCGGGGGCTGCCCGCGGCgcccggcgcggcggcggcgcctgGGGACGGGGACGGCGGCGGGGGAGAGCGCGCAGGAGCTGCAGGCTTTCCGCGACTACGGGGAGAGCTGGTACCGCTCTCGCAAGGGGCTGGAGAGCCGCTTCCAGCCGCGGGAGCCGCTCGCCCGGCAGCCGCAG GTGACGGCAGAGGCGCGCTGCAAGCTGGTCAGCTGGCTCATCCCCGTCCACCGGCATTTCGGGCTTTCTTTGGAGGCACTCTGCCTGGCCGTCAACATCCTCGACCGCTTTCTCGCCACTACGCCTGTGGCCGCCGACTGCTTTCAGCTCCTGGGGGTAACAGCGCTGCTCATCGCCTGCAAACAG GTGGAGGTGCACCCTCCTAGCGTGAAAGAGCTCCTCGCCCTCTGCTGCGATGCCTTCACCCGCCAGCAGCTCCGCAACCTGGAGTGCATCGTTCTGCATCGCCTGGACTTCGACCTGGCGGCGCCCACCGTCAGCTTCTTCCTGGAGCACTTCAGCCAGGTGCGGCTGGAGGCTCGGGGCGCCGACGCGGGGGAGGCGGCGGACGCCCGGAGCCTGGCGGCGGGCGTCGcggagctcagcctggctgaCTATGCCTTCACCAAATACGCGCCCTCTCTCCTGGCCgccagcagcctggggctggcGGACCGGCTCCTGCGCCACCGCAGCCCCCTGGACCTGCGAGTCAGCGGCTACCCGGAGGAGCTCCTGCGGGACTGCATGgaccagctgcagctcctggtgtcTCTGAACGGGCGGTCGCtgtctctcctcctgccctcggAGGTGGCCCAGAAGTGCCCCTGGCTTGGGGATAACCGCTGA